In Helianthus annuus cultivar XRQ/B chromosome 3, HanXRQr2.0-SUNRISE, whole genome shotgun sequence, a single window of DNA contains:
- the LOC110929357 gene encoding protein MALE DISCOVERER 2 isoform X5 encodes MRDPNLITKLNKGLALLDFRAGVSNDPFSVFASWNPSDHDPCSWSNVRCVDGNVHVLDLNELSLEGVLAPGIGNLTHLRCLVLSQNKFSGVIPKELGELTMLEVLDLRDNNFSGHIPSELGRMPSLKRLLLCNNNLEGSIPMELRTPNFLYEMQYDENLLSLVANGVGCLNRKFGRCVWQGGSKLQKKADSLLIQIKEIVISYLNPFQLFRIHRSSSINCSINEKCELEAETVENVVRRKLAEESSNLAAAPSPRDGIGPPKIIALPTTRSSGSFPAVPKNPPPPLPPPPVSPPPPPPLSPDIPQPSSNETLPPANLTPQSGSSSSDKWKVWVIISFCILLLIIIAMVLWCVCRSRAVKTIGPWRTGISGQLQKAFITGVPKLNRTELETACEDFSNIIETSEGYTLYKGTLSSGVEICVAATSIASLKDWSKRAELGFLKKIDALSRVNHKNFVNLLGYCEEDEPFVRMMVFEYAANGLLSEHLHVKELEHLDWSSRMRIIMGTAYCLEYMHELNPPVPHTNLTSRTICLTDDYAPKVAEMGFWNDLVSKAKLSADSESEHSALPPLIDTETNVYSFGILMLEIISGKLPYSEQQEPLVAWAAQYLNDKRNTSDMIDPTLEFFKQHELDFICEVIEECIQQDARKRPTMKEVVTKLKEVLKISPDQAIPRLSPLWWAELEILSGETT; translated from the exons ATGAGGGACCCCAATTTGATCACTAAGCTGAACAAGG GTCTGGCGTTGTTGGATTTTCGGGCAGGAGTATCTAATGATCCGTTTAGCGTGTTCGCAAGCTGGAATCCTAGTGACCATGATCCTTGCTCATGGTCTAATGTTCGTTGTGTCGATGGTAATGTTCATGTGCT GGATCTCAACGAGCTATCTTTGGAAGGAGTATTAGCACCTGGGATAGGGAACCTCACACATTTGAGATGTCT TGTTCTCTCACAGAATAAGTTCTCCGGAGTTATTCCGAAAGAGCTTGGTGAACTCACCATGTTGGAAGTACTAGACTTGAGGGATAATAACTTTAGTGGACATATTCCATCAGAGCTTGGAAGAATGCCTTCATTAAAACGGTT ATTGCTCTGTAACAACAATCTTGAAGGCTCTATTCCCATGGAACTCAGGACTCCCAACTTTCTTTATGAAATGCAATATGACGAAAACCTTCTATCTCTTGTTGCCAATGGGGTTGGATGTCTAAATAGGAAATTTGGACGATG CGTATGGCAAGGAGGCTCTAAACTTCAAAAGAAAGCTGATTCTCTTCTAATACAAATCAAAGAAATAGTTATTAGTTACCTCAACCCGTTCCAACT TTTCAGGATTCACAGAAGCTCCTCAATCAATTGCTCTATAAATGAAAAAt GTGAATTGGAAGCAGAAACGGTGGAAAACGTTGTACGTCGAAAGCTAGCAGAAGAATCTTCAAACCTAGCAGCTGCACCATCTCCTAGGGATGGGATTGGGCCACCTAAGATCATAGCTCTCCCAACGACTAGAAGTAGTGGATCATTTCCTGCCGTACCCAAgaatccaccaccaccactaccaccaccaccagtatcaccaccgccaccgccaccacttaGTCCAGATATTCCTCAACCCTCCTCAAATGAAACTCTACCGCCAGCAAATCTTACTCCTCAAAGTGGAAGTAGTAGCTCAGATAAGTGGAAGGTTTGGGTGATAATAAGTTTTTGTATACTTTTGCTTATAATCATCGCCATGGTGCTCTGGTGCGTGTGTAGAAGTCGAGCAGTAAAGACCATAGGCCCTTGGAGGACAGGCATCAGTGGACAATTGCAGAAAGCTTTTATTACAG GGGTTCCAAAGCTAAACCGCACAGAGCTAGAAACAGCATGTGAGGATTTTAGCAATATTATCGAGACGAGTGAAGGGTATACACTATACAAAGGAACATTATCTAGTGGAGTCGAGATTTGTGTAGCAGCTACCTCCATTGccagtctcaaagattggtcAAAACGTGCAGAATTAGGGTTCCTTAAGAAG ATTGATGCATTGTCACGAGTGAATCACAAAAACTTCGTTAATCTTCTTGGTTATTGCGAGGAAGACGAACCTTTCGTTAGGATGATGGTGTTTGAGTATGCTGCTAATGGCTTACTCTCAGAGCATCTACATG TTAAAGAGCTTGAACATCTTGATTGGAGTTCGAGGATGAGAATTATCATGGGAACAGCTTATTGTCTTGAATACATGCACGAATTGAACCCTCCTGTACCCCACACCAATTTGACCTCGAGAACGATCTGTTTGACGGATGATTATGCACCCAAA GTTGCAGAGATGGGTTTTTGGAACGATTTGGTATCAAAAGCGAAGTTATCTGCCGATTCTGAATCAGAGCATTCTGCACTGCCGCCACTTATCGATACAGAGACAAACGTCTACTCTTTTGGTATCTTAATGCTTGAAATCATTTCTGGCAAGCTTCCTTATTCAGAGCAACAAGAGCCTCTCGTAGCTTGG GCTGCACAATATCTAAACGATAAAAGAAACACCAGTGACATGATTGACCCGACATTAGAATTCTTTAAGCAACACGAACTTGACTTCATATGTGAGGTTATCGAAGAATGCATTCAGCAGGATGCTCGAAAGAGACCGACAATGAAAGAAGTGGTTACAAAATTGAAGGAGGTGCTAAAGATTTCACCAGATCAAGCAATTCCTCGGCTCTCACCTCTTTGGTGGGCTGAACTTGAGATCTTATCTGGAGAGACTACATAA
- the LOC110929357 gene encoding protein MALE DISCOVERER 2 isoform X4, which yields MFLYSIKSNDFISLPSPLLSLCSYYTGLALLDFRAGVSNDPFSVFASWNPSDHDPCSWSNVRCVDGNVHVLDLNELSLEGVLAPGIGNLTHLRCLVLSQNKFSGVIPKELGELTMLEVLDLRDNNFSGHIPSELGRMPSLKRLLLCNNNLEGSIPMELRTPNFLYEMQYDENLLSLVANGVGCLNRKFGRCVWQGGSKLQKKADSLLIQIKEIVISYLNPFQLFRIHRSSSINCSINEKCELEAETVENVVRRKLAEESSNLAAAPSPRDGIGPPKIIALPTTRSSGSFPAVPKNPPPPLPPPPVSPPPPPPLSPDIPQPSSNETLPPANLTPQSGSSSSDKWKVWVIISFCILLLIIIAMVLWCVCRSRAVKTIGPWRTGISGQLQKAFITGVPKLNRTELETACEDFSNIIETSEGYTLYKGTLSSGVEICVAATSIASLKDWSKRAELGFLKKIDALSRVNHKNFVNLLGYCEEDEPFVRMMVFEYAANGLLSEHLHVKELEHLDWSSRMRIIMGTAYCLEYMHELNPPVPHTNLTSRTICLTDDYAPKVAEMGFWNDLVSKAKLSADSESEHSALPPLIDTETNVYSFGILMLEIISGKLPYSEQQEPLVAWAAQYLNDKRNTSDMIDPTLEFFKQHELDFICEVIEECIQQDARKRPTMKEVVTKLKEVLKISPDQAIPRLSPLWWAELEILSGETT from the exons ATGTTCCTCTATTCAATCAAATCAAACGACTTTATATCACTTCCTTCACCTCTTCTCTCTCTCTGCTCCTATTATACCG GTCTGGCGTTGTTGGATTTTCGGGCAGGAGTATCTAATGATCCGTTTAGCGTGTTCGCAAGCTGGAATCCTAGTGACCATGATCCTTGCTCATGGTCTAATGTTCGTTGTGTCGATGGTAATGTTCATGTGCT GGATCTCAACGAGCTATCTTTGGAAGGAGTATTAGCACCTGGGATAGGGAACCTCACACATTTGAGATGTCT TGTTCTCTCACAGAATAAGTTCTCCGGAGTTATTCCGAAAGAGCTTGGTGAACTCACCATGTTGGAAGTACTAGACTTGAGGGATAATAACTTTAGTGGACATATTCCATCAGAGCTTGGAAGAATGCCTTCATTAAAACGGTT ATTGCTCTGTAACAACAATCTTGAAGGCTCTATTCCCATGGAACTCAGGACTCCCAACTTTCTTTATGAAATGCAATATGACGAAAACCTTCTATCTCTTGTTGCCAATGGGGTTGGATGTCTAAATAGGAAATTTGGACGATG CGTATGGCAAGGAGGCTCTAAACTTCAAAAGAAAGCTGATTCTCTTCTAATACAAATCAAAGAAATAGTTATTAGTTACCTCAACCCGTTCCAACT TTTCAGGATTCACAGAAGCTCCTCAATCAATTGCTCTATAAATGAAAAAt GTGAATTGGAAGCAGAAACGGTGGAAAACGTTGTACGTCGAAAGCTAGCAGAAGAATCTTCAAACCTAGCAGCTGCACCATCTCCTAGGGATGGGATTGGGCCACCTAAGATCATAGCTCTCCCAACGACTAGAAGTAGTGGATCATTTCCTGCCGTACCCAAgaatccaccaccaccactaccaccaccaccagtatcaccaccgccaccgccaccacttaGTCCAGATATTCCTCAACCCTCCTCAAATGAAACTCTACCGCCAGCAAATCTTACTCCTCAAAGTGGAAGTAGTAGCTCAGATAAGTGGAAGGTTTGGGTGATAATAAGTTTTTGTATACTTTTGCTTATAATCATCGCCATGGTGCTCTGGTGCGTGTGTAGAAGTCGAGCAGTAAAGACCATAGGCCCTTGGAGGACAGGCATCAGTGGACAATTGCAGAAAGCTTTTATTACAG GGGTTCCAAAGCTAAACCGCACAGAGCTAGAAACAGCATGTGAGGATTTTAGCAATATTATCGAGACGAGTGAAGGGTATACACTATACAAAGGAACATTATCTAGTGGAGTCGAGATTTGTGTAGCAGCTACCTCCATTGccagtctcaaagattggtcAAAACGTGCAGAATTAGGGTTCCTTAAGAAG ATTGATGCATTGTCACGAGTGAATCACAAAAACTTCGTTAATCTTCTTGGTTATTGCGAGGAAGACGAACCTTTCGTTAGGATGATGGTGTTTGAGTATGCTGCTAATGGCTTACTCTCAGAGCATCTACATG TTAAAGAGCTTGAACATCTTGATTGGAGTTCGAGGATGAGAATTATCATGGGAACAGCTTATTGTCTTGAATACATGCACGAATTGAACCCTCCTGTACCCCACACCAATTTGACCTCGAGAACGATCTGTTTGACGGATGATTATGCACCCAAA GTTGCAGAGATGGGTTTTTGGAACGATTTGGTATCAAAAGCGAAGTTATCTGCCGATTCTGAATCAGAGCATTCTGCACTGCCGCCACTTATCGATACAGAGACAAACGTCTACTCTTTTGGTATCTTAATGCTTGAAATCATTTCTGGCAAGCTTCCTTATTCAGAGCAACAAGAGCCTCTCGTAGCTTGG GCTGCACAATATCTAAACGATAAAAGAAACACCAGTGACATGATTGACCCGACATTAGAATTCTTTAAGCAACACGAACTTGACTTCATATGTGAGGTTATCGAAGAATGCATTCAGCAGGATGCTCGAAAGAGACCGACAATGAAAGAAGTGGTTACAAAATTGAAGGAGGTGCTAAAGATTTCACCAGATCAAGCAATTCCTCGGCTCTCACCTCTTTGGTGGGCTGAACTTGAGATCTTATCTGGAGAGACTACATAA
- the LOC110929357 gene encoding protein MALE DISCOVERER 2 isoform X6, translating into MRDPNLITKLNKGLALLDFRAGVSNDPFSVFASWNPSDHDPCSWSNVRCVDGNVHVLDLNELSLEGVLAPGIGNLTHLRCLVLSQNKFSGVIPKELGELTMLEVLDLRDNNFSGHIPSELGRMPSLKRLLLCNNNLEGSIPMELRTPNFLYEMQYDENLLSLVANGVGCLNRKFGRCVWQGGSKLQKKADSLLIQIKEIVISYLNPFQLIHRSSSINCSINEKCELEAETVENVVRRKLAEESSNLAAAPSPRDGIGPPKIIALPTTRSSGSFPAVPKNPPPPLPPPPVSPPPPPPLSPDIPQPSSNETLPPANLTPQSGSSSSDKWKVWVIISFCILLLIIIAMVLWCVCRSRAVKTIGPWRTGISGQLQKAFITGVPKLNRTELETACEDFSNIIETSEGYTLYKGTLSSGVEICVAATSIASLKDWSKRAELGFLKKIDALSRVNHKNFVNLLGYCEEDEPFVRMMVFEYAANGLLSEHLHVKELEHLDWSSRMRIIMGTAYCLEYMHELNPPVPHTNLTSRTICLTDDYAPKVAEMGFWNDLVSKAKLSADSESEHSALPPLIDTETNVYSFGILMLEIISGKLPYSEQQEPLVAWAAQYLNDKRNTSDMIDPTLEFFKQHELDFICEVIEECIQQDARKRPTMKEVVTKLKEVLKISPDQAIPRLSPLWWAELEILSGETT; encoded by the exons ATGAGGGACCCCAATTTGATCACTAAGCTGAACAAGG GTCTGGCGTTGTTGGATTTTCGGGCAGGAGTATCTAATGATCCGTTTAGCGTGTTCGCAAGCTGGAATCCTAGTGACCATGATCCTTGCTCATGGTCTAATGTTCGTTGTGTCGATGGTAATGTTCATGTGCT GGATCTCAACGAGCTATCTTTGGAAGGAGTATTAGCACCTGGGATAGGGAACCTCACACATTTGAGATGTCT TGTTCTCTCACAGAATAAGTTCTCCGGAGTTATTCCGAAAGAGCTTGGTGAACTCACCATGTTGGAAGTACTAGACTTGAGGGATAATAACTTTAGTGGACATATTCCATCAGAGCTTGGAAGAATGCCTTCATTAAAACGGTT ATTGCTCTGTAACAACAATCTTGAAGGCTCTATTCCCATGGAACTCAGGACTCCCAACTTTCTTTATGAAATGCAATATGACGAAAACCTTCTATCTCTTGTTGCCAATGGGGTTGGATGTCTAAATAGGAAATTTGGACGATG CGTATGGCAAGGAGGCTCTAAACTTCAAAAGAAAGCTGATTCTCTTCTAATACAAATCAAAGAAATAGTTATTAGTTACCTCAACCCGTTCCAACT GATTCACAGAAGCTCCTCAATCAATTGCTCTATAAATGAAAAAt GTGAATTGGAAGCAGAAACGGTGGAAAACGTTGTACGTCGAAAGCTAGCAGAAGAATCTTCAAACCTAGCAGCTGCACCATCTCCTAGGGATGGGATTGGGCCACCTAAGATCATAGCTCTCCCAACGACTAGAAGTAGTGGATCATTTCCTGCCGTACCCAAgaatccaccaccaccactaccaccaccaccagtatcaccaccgccaccgccaccacttaGTCCAGATATTCCTCAACCCTCCTCAAATGAAACTCTACCGCCAGCAAATCTTACTCCTCAAAGTGGAAGTAGTAGCTCAGATAAGTGGAAGGTTTGGGTGATAATAAGTTTTTGTATACTTTTGCTTATAATCATCGCCATGGTGCTCTGGTGCGTGTGTAGAAGTCGAGCAGTAAAGACCATAGGCCCTTGGAGGACAGGCATCAGTGGACAATTGCAGAAAGCTTTTATTACAG GGGTTCCAAAGCTAAACCGCACAGAGCTAGAAACAGCATGTGAGGATTTTAGCAATATTATCGAGACGAGTGAAGGGTATACACTATACAAAGGAACATTATCTAGTGGAGTCGAGATTTGTGTAGCAGCTACCTCCATTGccagtctcaaagattggtcAAAACGTGCAGAATTAGGGTTCCTTAAGAAG ATTGATGCATTGTCACGAGTGAATCACAAAAACTTCGTTAATCTTCTTGGTTATTGCGAGGAAGACGAACCTTTCGTTAGGATGATGGTGTTTGAGTATGCTGCTAATGGCTTACTCTCAGAGCATCTACATG TTAAAGAGCTTGAACATCTTGATTGGAGTTCGAGGATGAGAATTATCATGGGAACAGCTTATTGTCTTGAATACATGCACGAATTGAACCCTCCTGTACCCCACACCAATTTGACCTCGAGAACGATCTGTTTGACGGATGATTATGCACCCAAA GTTGCAGAGATGGGTTTTTGGAACGATTTGGTATCAAAAGCGAAGTTATCTGCCGATTCTGAATCAGAGCATTCTGCACTGCCGCCACTTATCGATACAGAGACAAACGTCTACTCTTTTGGTATCTTAATGCTTGAAATCATTTCTGGCAAGCTTCCTTATTCAGAGCAACAAGAGCCTCTCGTAGCTTGG GCTGCACAATATCTAAACGATAAAAGAAACACCAGTGACATGATTGACCCGACATTAGAATTCTTTAAGCAACACGAACTTGACTTCATATGTGAGGTTATCGAAGAATGCATTCAGCAGGATGCTCGAAAGAGACCGACAATGAAAGAAGTGGTTACAAAATTGAAGGAGGTGCTAAAGATTTCACCAGATCAAGCAATTCCTCGGCTCTCACCTCTTTGGTGGGCTGAACTTGAGATCTTATCTGGAGAGACTACATAA
- the LOC110929357 gene encoding protein MALE DISCOVERER 2 isoform X2, translating to MRAMRGRWITYKLRLSCFLLFVLDLIQGCSSLNPEGLALLDFRAGVSNDPFSVFASWNPSDHDPCSWSNVRCVDGNVHVLDLNELSLEGVLAPGIGNLTHLRCLVLSQNKFSGVIPKELGELTMLEVLDLRDNNFSGHIPSELGRMPSLKRLLLCNNNLEGSIPMELRTPNFLYEMQYDENLLSLVANGVGCLNRKFGRCVWQGGSKLQKKADSLLIQIKEIVISYLNPFQLIHRSSSINCSINEKCELEAETVENVVRRKLAEESSNLAAAPSPRDGIGPPKIIALPTTRSSGSFPAVPKNPPPPLPPPPVSPPPPPPLSPDIPQPSSNETLPPANLTPQSGSSSSDKWKVWVIISFCILLLIIIAMVLWCVCRSRAVKTIGPWRTGISGQLQKAFITGVPKLNRTELETACEDFSNIIETSEGYTLYKGTLSSGVEICVAATSIASLKDWSKRAELGFLKKIDALSRVNHKNFVNLLGYCEEDEPFVRMMVFEYAANGLLSEHLHVKELEHLDWSSRMRIIMGTAYCLEYMHELNPPVPHTNLTSRTICLTDDYAPKVAEMGFWNDLVSKAKLSADSESEHSALPPLIDTETNVYSFGILMLEIISGKLPYSEQQEPLVAWAAQYLNDKRNTSDMIDPTLEFFKQHELDFICEVIEECIQQDARKRPTMKEVVTKLKEVLKISPDQAIPRLSPLWWAELEILSGETT from the exons ATGCGTGCAATGAGGGGTAGATGGATAACATATAAACTTCGTTTATCGTGTTTCTTGCTTTTTGTTCTTGATTTAATTCAAGGGTGTTCTTCACTGAACCCTGAGG GTCTGGCGTTGTTGGATTTTCGGGCAGGAGTATCTAATGATCCGTTTAGCGTGTTCGCAAGCTGGAATCCTAGTGACCATGATCCTTGCTCATGGTCTAATGTTCGTTGTGTCGATGGTAATGTTCATGTGCT GGATCTCAACGAGCTATCTTTGGAAGGAGTATTAGCACCTGGGATAGGGAACCTCACACATTTGAGATGTCT TGTTCTCTCACAGAATAAGTTCTCCGGAGTTATTCCGAAAGAGCTTGGTGAACTCACCATGTTGGAAGTACTAGACTTGAGGGATAATAACTTTAGTGGACATATTCCATCAGAGCTTGGAAGAATGCCTTCATTAAAACGGTT ATTGCTCTGTAACAACAATCTTGAAGGCTCTATTCCCATGGAACTCAGGACTCCCAACTTTCTTTATGAAATGCAATATGACGAAAACCTTCTATCTCTTGTTGCCAATGGGGTTGGATGTCTAAATAGGAAATTTGGACGATG CGTATGGCAAGGAGGCTCTAAACTTCAAAAGAAAGCTGATTCTCTTCTAATACAAATCAAAGAAATAGTTATTAGTTACCTCAACCCGTTCCAACT GATTCACAGAAGCTCCTCAATCAATTGCTCTATAAATGAAAAAt GTGAATTGGAAGCAGAAACGGTGGAAAACGTTGTACGTCGAAAGCTAGCAGAAGAATCTTCAAACCTAGCAGCTGCACCATCTCCTAGGGATGGGATTGGGCCACCTAAGATCATAGCTCTCCCAACGACTAGAAGTAGTGGATCATTTCCTGCCGTACCCAAgaatccaccaccaccactaccaccaccaccagtatcaccaccgccaccgccaccacttaGTCCAGATATTCCTCAACCCTCCTCAAATGAAACTCTACCGCCAGCAAATCTTACTCCTCAAAGTGGAAGTAGTAGCTCAGATAAGTGGAAGGTTTGGGTGATAATAAGTTTTTGTATACTTTTGCTTATAATCATCGCCATGGTGCTCTGGTGCGTGTGTAGAAGTCGAGCAGTAAAGACCATAGGCCCTTGGAGGACAGGCATCAGTGGACAATTGCAGAAAGCTTTTATTACAG GGGTTCCAAAGCTAAACCGCACAGAGCTAGAAACAGCATGTGAGGATTTTAGCAATATTATCGAGACGAGTGAAGGGTATACACTATACAAAGGAACATTATCTAGTGGAGTCGAGATTTGTGTAGCAGCTACCTCCATTGccagtctcaaagattggtcAAAACGTGCAGAATTAGGGTTCCTTAAGAAG ATTGATGCATTGTCACGAGTGAATCACAAAAACTTCGTTAATCTTCTTGGTTATTGCGAGGAAGACGAACCTTTCGTTAGGATGATGGTGTTTGAGTATGCTGCTAATGGCTTACTCTCAGAGCATCTACATG TTAAAGAGCTTGAACATCTTGATTGGAGTTCGAGGATGAGAATTATCATGGGAACAGCTTATTGTCTTGAATACATGCACGAATTGAACCCTCCTGTACCCCACACCAATTTGACCTCGAGAACGATCTGTTTGACGGATGATTATGCACCCAAA GTTGCAGAGATGGGTTTTTGGAACGATTTGGTATCAAAAGCGAAGTTATCTGCCGATTCTGAATCAGAGCATTCTGCACTGCCGCCACTTATCGATACAGAGACAAACGTCTACTCTTTTGGTATCTTAATGCTTGAAATCATTTCTGGCAAGCTTCCTTATTCAGAGCAACAAGAGCCTCTCGTAGCTTGG GCTGCACAATATCTAAACGATAAAAGAAACACCAGTGACATGATTGACCCGACATTAGAATTCTTTAAGCAACACGAACTTGACTTCATATGTGAGGTTATCGAAGAATGCATTCAGCAGGATGCTCGAAAGAGACCGACAATGAAAGAAGTGGTTACAAAATTGAAGGAGGTGCTAAAGATTTCACCAGATCAAGCAATTCCTCGGCTCTCACCTCTTTGGTGGGCTGAACTTGAGATCTTATCTGGAGAGACTACATAA
- the LOC110929357 gene encoding protein MALE DISCOVERER 2 isoform X1 gives MRAMRGRWITYKLRLSCFLLFVLDLIQGCSSLNPEGLALLDFRAGVSNDPFSVFASWNPSDHDPCSWSNVRCVDGNVHVLDLNELSLEGVLAPGIGNLTHLRCLVLSQNKFSGVIPKELGELTMLEVLDLRDNNFSGHIPSELGRMPSLKRLLLCNNNLEGSIPMELRTPNFLYEMQYDENLLSLVANGVGCLNRKFGRCVWQGGSKLQKKADSLLIQIKEIVISYLNPFQLFRIHRSSSINCSINEKCELEAETVENVVRRKLAEESSNLAAAPSPRDGIGPPKIIALPTTRSSGSFPAVPKNPPPPLPPPPVSPPPPPPLSPDIPQPSSNETLPPANLTPQSGSSSSDKWKVWVIISFCILLLIIIAMVLWCVCRSRAVKTIGPWRTGISGQLQKAFITGVPKLNRTELETACEDFSNIIETSEGYTLYKGTLSSGVEICVAATSIASLKDWSKRAELGFLKKIDALSRVNHKNFVNLLGYCEEDEPFVRMMVFEYAANGLLSEHLHVKELEHLDWSSRMRIIMGTAYCLEYMHELNPPVPHTNLTSRTICLTDDYAPKVAEMGFWNDLVSKAKLSADSESEHSALPPLIDTETNVYSFGILMLEIISGKLPYSEQQEPLVAWAAQYLNDKRNTSDMIDPTLEFFKQHELDFICEVIEECIQQDARKRPTMKEVVTKLKEVLKISPDQAIPRLSPLWWAELEILSGETT, from the exons ATGCGTGCAATGAGGGGTAGATGGATAACATATAAACTTCGTTTATCGTGTTTCTTGCTTTTTGTTCTTGATTTAATTCAAGGGTGTTCTTCACTGAACCCTGAGG GTCTGGCGTTGTTGGATTTTCGGGCAGGAGTATCTAATGATCCGTTTAGCGTGTTCGCAAGCTGGAATCCTAGTGACCATGATCCTTGCTCATGGTCTAATGTTCGTTGTGTCGATGGTAATGTTCATGTGCT GGATCTCAACGAGCTATCTTTGGAAGGAGTATTAGCACCTGGGATAGGGAACCTCACACATTTGAGATGTCT TGTTCTCTCACAGAATAAGTTCTCCGGAGTTATTCCGAAAGAGCTTGGTGAACTCACCATGTTGGAAGTACTAGACTTGAGGGATAATAACTTTAGTGGACATATTCCATCAGAGCTTGGAAGAATGCCTTCATTAAAACGGTT ATTGCTCTGTAACAACAATCTTGAAGGCTCTATTCCCATGGAACTCAGGACTCCCAACTTTCTTTATGAAATGCAATATGACGAAAACCTTCTATCTCTTGTTGCCAATGGGGTTGGATGTCTAAATAGGAAATTTGGACGATG CGTATGGCAAGGAGGCTCTAAACTTCAAAAGAAAGCTGATTCTCTTCTAATACAAATCAAAGAAATAGTTATTAGTTACCTCAACCCGTTCCAACT TTTCAGGATTCACAGAAGCTCCTCAATCAATTGCTCTATAAATGAAAAAt GTGAATTGGAAGCAGAAACGGTGGAAAACGTTGTACGTCGAAAGCTAGCAGAAGAATCTTCAAACCTAGCAGCTGCACCATCTCCTAGGGATGGGATTGGGCCACCTAAGATCATAGCTCTCCCAACGACTAGAAGTAGTGGATCATTTCCTGCCGTACCCAAgaatccaccaccaccactaccaccaccaccagtatcaccaccgccaccgccaccacttaGTCCAGATATTCCTCAACCCTCCTCAAATGAAACTCTACCGCCAGCAAATCTTACTCCTCAAAGTGGAAGTAGTAGCTCAGATAAGTGGAAGGTTTGGGTGATAATAAGTTTTTGTATACTTTTGCTTATAATCATCGCCATGGTGCTCTGGTGCGTGTGTAGAAGTCGAGCAGTAAAGACCATAGGCCCTTGGAGGACAGGCATCAGTGGACAATTGCAGAAAGCTTTTATTACAG GGGTTCCAAAGCTAAACCGCACAGAGCTAGAAACAGCATGTGAGGATTTTAGCAATATTATCGAGACGAGTGAAGGGTATACACTATACAAAGGAACATTATCTAGTGGAGTCGAGATTTGTGTAGCAGCTACCTCCATTGccagtctcaaagattggtcAAAACGTGCAGAATTAGGGTTCCTTAAGAAG ATTGATGCATTGTCACGAGTGAATCACAAAAACTTCGTTAATCTTCTTGGTTATTGCGAGGAAGACGAACCTTTCGTTAGGATGATGGTGTTTGAGTATGCTGCTAATGGCTTACTCTCAGAGCATCTACATG TTAAAGAGCTTGAACATCTTGATTGGAGTTCGAGGATGAGAATTATCATGGGAACAGCTTATTGTCTTGAATACATGCACGAATTGAACCCTCCTGTACCCCACACCAATTTGACCTCGAGAACGATCTGTTTGACGGATGATTATGCACCCAAA GTTGCAGAGATGGGTTTTTGGAACGATTTGGTATCAAAAGCGAAGTTATCTGCCGATTCTGAATCAGAGCATTCTGCACTGCCGCCACTTATCGATACAGAGACAAACGTCTACTCTTTTGGTATCTTAATGCTTGAAATCATTTCTGGCAAGCTTCCTTATTCAGAGCAACAAGAGCCTCTCGTAGCTTGG GCTGCACAATATCTAAACGATAAAAGAAACACCAGTGACATGATTGACCCGACATTAGAATTCTTTAAGCAACACGAACTTGACTTCATATGTGAGGTTATCGAAGAATGCATTCAGCAGGATGCTCGAAAGAGACCGACAATGAAAGAAGTGGTTACAAAATTGAAGGAGGTGCTAAAGATTTCACCAGATCAAGCAATTCCTCGGCTCTCACCTCTTTGGTGGGCTGAACTTGAGATCTTATCTGGAGAGACTACATAA